From a single Stackebrandtia endophytica genomic region:
- a CDS encoding sugar transferase gives MTAAQLRSTVATAEVGYRGGPPGWQTTYVASLVVADVVAALVGATVAFSYRFGELSVHNQLYIAMFGLLPLCWLVALAMNGGYEPRHLFVGTAEYQRVGRAAIALTASVAVISYAFELPTSRVYVLIALPVALLVSVLLRFLWRRWLHTVRSRGRCVRRVILIGHEGPVAVLTRQLRREHFHGLHVVGACLPGGRAVGPMLDFDAQVYGDFRDASTAVTAGRADTVIVLSCPELDGAALRRMAWQLERGDTELIVASALVDIGGARTSIRPVDGLPMLHLEHARLTGTRRLVKELFDRVVAGLLLVALSPVLAVIALLVRCTSTGGALFSQVRIGRGGQPFTIWKFRTMHANAPARLAALAKLNEADAVLFKMRSDPRVTPVGRVLRRFSLDELPQLWNVVRGDMSLVGPRPPLPSEVADYAEHVRRRLAVKPGLTGLWQISGRSDLPWDEAVRLDLRYVEHWSLSLDLVILARTVTAVLRSSGAY, from the coding sequence GTGACGGCTGCGCAACTGCGGAGCACGGTGGCCACTGCCGAGGTGGGGTACCGGGGTGGACCGCCGGGTTGGCAGACCACCTACGTGGCCAGTCTGGTGGTCGCCGACGTGGTGGCCGCACTGGTCGGCGCGACCGTCGCCTTCTCCTATCGATTCGGAGAACTATCCGTCCACAATCAACTCTACATCGCCATGTTCGGCCTGCTTCCGCTGTGCTGGTTGGTCGCGTTGGCGATGAACGGAGGCTACGAGCCCCGACACCTGTTCGTCGGGACCGCCGAATACCAACGAGTGGGGCGCGCCGCGATCGCGTTGACCGCATCGGTCGCCGTCATCTCCTACGCCTTCGAACTGCCCACCTCCCGGGTATACGTGCTGATCGCGCTACCGGTGGCACTGCTGGTCTCGGTGCTGCTGCGGTTCCTGTGGCGCCGCTGGCTGCACACCGTGCGCTCTCGCGGCCGCTGCGTTCGGCGAGTGATCCTCATCGGACACGAAGGCCCGGTGGCGGTGCTGACCCGCCAGCTGCGTCGAGAACACTTCCACGGGCTGCACGTCGTCGGAGCCTGTCTGCCCGGTGGTCGCGCCGTCGGCCCGATGCTCGACTTCGACGCGCAGGTCTACGGGGACTTCCGGGACGCCTCGACGGCGGTCACCGCCGGCAGAGCCGACACCGTGATCGTGCTGTCCTGCCCGGAACTGGACGGCGCGGCCCTACGTCGCATGGCCTGGCAGCTGGAACGCGGTGACACCGAACTGATCGTCGCCAGCGCCCTGGTCGACATCGGGGGTGCCCGCACCTCGATCCGTCCGGTGGACGGACTGCCGATGCTGCATCTGGAACACGCCAGGTTGACCGGCACCCGGCGACTGGTGAAGGAACTGTTCGACCGGGTCGTCGCCGGGCTGTTGCTGGTCGCACTGTCACCGGTGTTGGCGGTCATCGCGTTGCTGGTGCGGTGCACCTCGACCGGTGGCGCGCTGTTCTCCCAGGTACGCATCGGCAGAGGTGGACAGCCCTTCACGATCTGGAAGTTCCGCACCATGCACGCCAACGCCCCCGCGCGACTAGCGGCGCTGGCGAAACTCAACGAGGCAGACGCGGTGCTGTTCAAGATGCGATCCGACCCTCGCGTGACTCCCGTCGGTCGGGTGCTGCGCCGCTTCTCACTGGACGAACTGCCGCAACTGTGGAATGTGGTCCGCGGTGACATGTCCCTTGTGGGGCCACGCCCCCCGTTGCCGTCTGAAGTGGCCGATTACGCCGAGCACGTGCGTCGTCGCCTGGCGGTCAAGCCGGGGCTCACCGGCCTGTGGCAGATCTCGGGACGCTCCGACCTGCCGTGGGATGAGGCGGTCCGACTCGACCTGCGATACGTCGAACATTGGTCGTTGTCACTGGATCTGGTCATTCTGGCACGCACGGTTACCGCGGTACTCCGATCATCGGGCGCGTACTAG
- a CDS encoding 3'(2'),5'-bisphosphate nucleotidase CysQ, with translation MRIEAADEELARRLASEAGRELLTLRDKLGFSSAAQLRREGDLRGNDVIMSGLLEARPRDAILSEEGSGERGRDGRSRLTAERVWIIDPLDGTREYGEAGRDDWAVHVALWAHGELALGVVALPAQDLILSSEQPPPKPEPGDRVRIAVSRSRPPGFLSAVVEALDAELVPMGSAGAKVSAVVLGKVDAYVHAGGQFEWDSAAPVAIAEATGLHASRIDGAPLTYNNPNPRLDDLVVCRAELSAPILGAIAKSR, from the coding sequence ATGCGTATTGAGGCCGCCGATGAGGAATTGGCGAGGAGACTGGCGAGTGAGGCCGGTCGGGAATTGTTGACACTACGAGACAAATTGGGCTTCTCCAGCGCCGCACAATTGCGCAGAGAAGGCGACCTACGGGGCAACGACGTCATCATGTCGGGTCTGCTCGAAGCCCGACCCCGGGACGCGATCCTCAGCGAGGAGGGCAGCGGCGAACGGGGTCGTGACGGCCGGTCGAGGTTGACCGCCGAACGCGTCTGGATCATCGATCCACTGGACGGCACCCGCGAATACGGCGAAGCGGGCCGGGACGACTGGGCGGTGCACGTGGCACTGTGGGCGCACGGCGAACTCGCGCTGGGGGTGGTGGCACTGCCGGCGCAGGACCTGATCCTCTCCAGCGAACAACCACCCCCCAAGCCCGAACCCGGTGACCGGGTACGGATCGCGGTCAGTCGCAGCCGACCGCCCGGTTTCCTGTCGGCGGTGGTGGAGGCGCTCGACGCCGAACTGGTGCCGATGGGCTCGGCGGGTGCGAAGGTTTCGGCGGTCGTCTTGGGTAAGGTGGACGCTTACGTGCACGCCGGAGGCCAGTTCGAGTGGGATTCGGCGGCACCGGTGGCGATTGCCGAGGCCACTGGCCTGCACGCGTCGCGGATCGACGGCGCTCCGCTGACCTACAACAATCCCAATCCACGGCTCGACGACCTCGTCGTGTGTCGAGCCGAGCTTTCCGCACCGATTTTGGGCGCCATAGCCAAAAGCCGGTGA
- the cysD gene encoding sulfate adenylyltransferase subunit CysD, producing the protein MSSPDYRVSHLDALEAESVFIFREVVATCSRPVLLFSGGKDSIVMLHLAAKAFAPAPIPFPVMHVDTGHNFAEVLEYRDARVAELGVELLVASVEEGITSGLVTEPPDGIRNRIQTPVLLDAVEKYRFDALFGGARRDEEKARAKERVFSFRDEFGQWDPKNQRPELWNLYNGRTHTGESIRVFPLSNWTELDIWNYIGAQNIPLPSIYFAHEREVVERDGMLYGVGEFIQLKDSETSRVQTVRYRTVGDASCTAAVPSTAATVAEVVAEVAATRITERGATRGDDRVSEAAMEDRKREGYF; encoded by the coding sequence GTGAGTTCCCCCGACTATCGCGTCAGCCATCTTGACGCACTGGAGGCCGAAAGCGTCTTCATCTTCCGCGAGGTGGTGGCGACCTGTTCGCGTCCGGTGCTGTTGTTCTCGGGCGGGAAAGACTCCATCGTGATGCTTCACCTGGCGGCCAAGGCATTCGCCCCGGCGCCCATCCCGTTCCCGGTGATGCACGTCGACACCGGCCACAACTTCGCCGAGGTCCTGGAGTACCGCGACGCGCGAGTGGCCGAGCTCGGTGTCGAACTGCTGGTCGCATCCGTGGAGGAGGGGATCACCTCCGGGCTGGTCACCGAACCGCCGGACGGCATCCGCAACCGGATCCAGACACCGGTCCTGTTGGACGCGGTGGAGAAGTACCGCTTTGACGCGCTGTTCGGCGGCGCGCGCCGCGACGAGGAGAAGGCCCGCGCCAAAGAACGGGTCTTCTCATTCCGGGATGAATTCGGACAGTGGGACCCGAAGAACCAGCGTCCCGAATTGTGGAACCTGTATAACGGACGCACTCACACCGGTGAATCGATTCGAGTCTTCCCACTGTCCAATTGGACAGAACTGGACATTTGGAATTACATCGGTGCCCAGAACATTCCGCTGCCGTCGATCTATTTCGCCCACGAGCGGGAAGTCGTCGAACGCGACGGGATGCTTTATGGGGTCGGAGAATTCATTCAACTGAAGGATTCGGAGACCAGCCGGGTACAAACCGTGCGCTACCGGACGGTCGGGGACGCCTCCTGCACCGCCGCGGTGCCGTCGACCGCCGCCACGGTGGCCGAGGTCGTCGCCGAGGTCGCGGCCACCCGGATCACCGAACGCGGGGCTACCCGCGGTGACGACCGGGTCAGCGAAGCGGCGATGGAAGACCGCAAGCGGGAAGGCTACTTCTAA
- the cysN gene encoding sulfate adenylyltransferase subunit CysN has translation MSETTELLRFATAGSVDDGKSTLIGRLLYDTKSLFEDQLSAVEEVSRARGDDYTDLALLTDGLRAEREQGITIDVAYRYFATPRRKFIIADTPGHIQYTRNMVTGASTADLALILVDARKGLVEQSRRHAFLCSLLRVPHLVLCVNKMDLVDYSQEVFDRIAAEFTAFATKLDIPDLTIIPVSALAGDNVVSRSPKMPWYEGASLLHHLETVHIASDRNLVDARFPVQYVIRPHSNSNHDYRGYAGQVASGVMKPGDEVMVLPSGFTTTIAAIETADGPVAEAYPPMSVTVRLTDELDVSRGDLICRPNNQPQVAQDVEAMICWMDEKRPLQPGRKYAIAHTTRAARTIVKQLHYRLDINTLHRDEAADGLRLNEIGRVRLRTTLPLLCDEYRRNRTTGGFIVIDEDTNRTVGAGIIVEAA, from the coding sequence ATGTCCGAGACCACTGAACTACTGCGCTTCGCCACCGCTGGAAGTGTCGATGATGGAAAGTCCACCTTGATCGGTCGGCTGCTCTACGACACCAAGAGCCTCTTCGAGGACCAACTCTCCGCCGTGGAGGAGGTGAGCCGGGCCCGCGGTGACGACTACACCGACCTGGCGTTGCTGACCGACGGTCTGCGGGCCGAGCGGGAACAGGGCATCACGATCGACGTCGCCTACCGCTATTTCGCGACGCCACGTCGCAAGTTCATCATCGCCGACACGCCGGGACACATCCAGTACACCCGGAACATGGTCACCGGGGCCTCCACGGCCGACTTGGCGTTGATCCTGGTGGATGCGCGCAAGGGCTTGGTCGAACAGTCGCGTCGGCACGCGTTCCTCTGTTCGCTGCTGCGGGTTCCCCACCTGGTTCTGTGTGTGAACAAGATGGACCTGGTCGACTACTCCCAAGAGGTCTTCGACCGGATCGCCGCCGAGTTCACCGCGTTCGCCACCAAACTCGACATCCCGGACCTCACCATCATTCCGGTGTCGGCGCTCGCCGGAGACAATGTGGTGAGTCGATCACCCAAGATGCCTTGGTACGAGGGCGCTTCGCTGCTGCATCACCTTGAGACCGTCCACATCGCTTCGGACCGCAACCTGGTCGACGCGCGGTTCCCGGTCCAATATGTCATCCGGCCGCACTCCAACTCCAACCACGACTATCGCGGGTACGCCGGTCAGGTCGCCTCCGGAGTGATGAAGCCCGGCGACGAGGTCATGGTGCTGCCCAGCGGGTTCACCACGACGATCGCCGCGATCGAGACCGCCGACGGTCCGGTGGCCGAGGCCTACCCGCCGATGTCGGTCACGGTGCGATTGACCGATGAACTCGACGTCTCCCGTGGCGACCTGATCTGTCGTCCCAACAACCAGCCCCAAGTCGCCCAGGACGTGGAGGCGATGATCTGCTGGATGGACGAGAAGCGGCCGCTGCAACCGGGCCGCAAGTACGCGATCGCGCACACCACCCGCGCGGCGCGCACCATCGTCAAACAACTGCACTACCGACTCGACATCAATACCCTGCACCGCGACGAGGCGGCGGACGGGTTGCGGCTCAACGAGATCGGCAGGGTACGGCTGCGAACCACGTTGCCGCTGCTGTGCGACGAATACCGACGCAACCGCACCACCGGCGGTTTCATCGTCATCGACGAGGACACCAACCGCACCGTAGGGGCGGGCATCATCGTCGAAGCCGCTTAA
- a CDS encoding YbaB/EbfC family nucleoid-associated protein, which translates to MNHVTNEKLTAMRELHQRAEAAWCTVEGGNGRVRLSVGQAGELTELWLHPDVSRLEAHEITDLIMDNYRLATERMRAKVLERFKAVYGVAWTMPDLIRGDVDPARLLESLSKTPVENERPPHRRSPGNG; encoded by the coding sequence GTGAACCACGTGACCAACGAGAAACTGACCGCGATGCGAGAACTGCACCAGCGGGCCGAGGCCGCCTGGTGCACGGTCGAGGGAGGTAACGGGCGAGTGCGTCTGTCGGTCGGTCAGGCGGGGGAGTTGACCGAACTGTGGTTGCATCCCGATGTGTCCCGACTCGAAGCGCACGAGATCACCGACCTGATCATGGACAACTATCGGCTGGCCACCGAACGGATGCGGGCGAAGGTGTTGGAGCGGTTCAAGGCGGTCTACGGTGTCGCCTGGACCATGCCCGACCTGATCCGGGGGGACGTCGATCCGGCTCGGCTGCTGGAGTCCCTCTCGAAGACCCCGGTCGAGAACGAGCGGCCACCCCACCGCCGATCCCCGGGTAATGGCTGA
- a CDS encoding ABC transporter ATP-binding protein, with protein MNPHHDHTDTALRVRGIRRVFGSSVAVDSVDLTVSPASFYGLVGPNGAGKSTLIGCAVGLDRPDAGTSSVFGVDVWDNPLEARRQLGVLPDNLALPEYLSGRELLHYWGQLHGIDAEQVKSRAGELLTLFELDGSVEQTLIIDYSTGMRKKIGLAVALLHSPRLLVLDEPFEAVDPVSAITIRRILEQFVHTGGSIIMSSHSMSLVEQLCDTVAIMANGRVAIEGPLDDVRATDTLEDAFIRTVGVPQQGGNLSWLG; from the coding sequence ATGAACCCCCACCATGACCACACCGACACCGCGTTGCGAGTACGCGGAATCCGACGCGTGTTCGGCTCCTCCGTCGCGGTCGACAGCGTCGACTTGACCGTCAGTCCCGCCTCGTTCTACGGACTGGTCGGCCCGAACGGTGCCGGAAAGTCCACACTGATCGGATGCGCCGTCGGGCTCGACCGGCCGGACGCCGGTACCTCCTCGGTCTTCGGCGTAGACGTGTGGGACAACCCCCTCGAGGCTCGTCGACAACTGGGCGTCCTACCCGACAACCTGGCGTTGCCCGAGTACCTGTCCGGACGAGAACTTCTCCATTACTGGGGACAGCTGCACGGAATCGACGCCGAACAGGTCAAGAGTCGAGCCGGTGAACTGTTGACATTGTTCGAACTCGACGGTTCCGTCGAACAGACGCTCATCATCGACTACTCCACCGGAATGCGGAAGAAGATCGGACTGGCGGTCGCACTCCTCCACAGCCCCCGACTGCTCGTACTGGATGAACCCTTCGAAGCCGTGGATCCGGTCTCGGCCATCACGATCCGGCGAATACTGGAACAATTCGTCCATACAGGTGGGTCCATCATCATGTCGAGTCACTCAATGAGTTTGGTCGAGCAACTGTGTGACACCGTCGCGATCATGGCCAACGGCCGCGTCGCGATCGAAGGGCCCCTCGACGACGTGCGGGCAACCGACACCCTCGAGGACGCGTTCATTCGCACCGTCGGCGTGCCGCAACAGGGAGGAAACCTGTCGTGGTTGGGGTAA
- a CDS encoding permease prefix domain 1-containing protein — protein sequence MNPTVERYLERAVSGVAVSDRADAARELRGAIEDDVHDRMDAGLTEDAAVTTVLEDFGDPLDIAARYRSTPLGLISSARYSAWRTLVRLLLGIVVPLVAGTILIIEIDQGASLAGLLWAVTVAVVETVVHVTFWTTLVFVGVDRWAPPPTKTTVPWSVAYLPQVSTGPQVGPIEAILWAGSALLGIAFVVGQRFVSPLSDSEGPIPILAPSEWDLWWPVVIGVLAATAVTAILVGVRGRWTTGLIHVTVALNLALAVPVLWLLGSGRALNPAFTDSLGPAVADLGWDMGATPGDALTAVLIVLVSVSLVWELASAAAQSHRVRLKKIDNEWKDENR from the coding sequence ATGAACCCGACCGTTGAGCGCTATCTGGAGAGAGCCGTCTCCGGTGTCGCGGTGAGCGACCGAGCCGACGCGGCCAGGGAACTGCGCGGCGCGATCGAGGACGACGTTCACGACCGGATGGACGCGGGCCTCACCGAGGACGCCGCCGTCACCACGGTCCTGGAGGACTTCGGAGATCCCCTCGACATCGCGGCACGGTACCGCTCCACACCACTGGGTCTGATCTCCAGCGCACGGTATTCGGCATGGCGCACACTGGTTCGTCTGCTGCTGGGAATCGTCGTCCCGCTGGTCGCCGGGACCATTCTGATCATCGAGATCGACCAGGGGGCCTCCCTCGCCGGACTGCTGTGGGCGGTCACCGTCGCGGTCGTGGAAACCGTGGTGCACGTGACGTTCTGGACCACCCTGGTCTTCGTCGGCGTCGACCGTTGGGCACCCCCTCCTACGAAGACGACGGTGCCGTGGAGCGTCGCCTATCTGCCGCAGGTGTCAACGGGCCCGCAGGTCGGACCAATCGAGGCGATCCTCTGGGCGGGCTCGGCCCTGCTCGGCATCGCATTCGTGGTCGGGCAGCGCTTCGTCTCACCGCTCTCCGACTCCGAGGGACCCATCCCGATCCTCGCACCGAGCGAATGGGATCTATGGTGGCCGGTCGTCATCGGCGTGCTCGCGGCCACCGCGGTCACCGCGATCCTCGTCGGCGTCCGCGGGCGATGGACCACGGGTCTGATCCATGTCACGGTCGCGCTCAACCTGGCGCTCGCGGTCCCGGTGCTGTGGCTCTTGGGTTCCGGCCGGGCACTCAACCCCGCGTTCACCGACTCGTTGGGGCCTGCGGTCGCCGACCTCGGCTGGGACATGGGAGCTACACCCGGCGATGCGTTGACGGCAGTGCTCATCGTGCTCGTCTCGGTCTCTCTGGTGTGGGAACTGGCAAGCGCCGCGGCACAGTCCCATCGAGTTCGCTTGAAGAAGATCGACAACGAATGGAAAGACGAAAACCGATGA
- a CDS encoding PadR family transcriptional regulator: MEAQSLEGHVTELRRGSVVVACLTLLVKPTYGYVLAHRLNDAGFLVEQNTLYPLLRRLEKQGLLVSEWNTDESRPRKFYRTTPEGDHAAAALRGELDRMRAGLAALKKDNDDEPDR, encoded by the coding sequence ATGGAAGCACAGAGCCTGGAAGGGCATGTCACCGAGTTGCGGCGCGGGAGTGTCGTGGTGGCGTGCCTGACGTTACTGGTGAAACCGACCTACGGCTATGTCCTGGCCCACCGGCTGAATGACGCGGGCTTCCTCGTCGAGCAGAACACGCTGTACCCACTGTTGCGGCGGCTCGAGAAACAGGGCCTGCTCGTCAGCGAATGGAACACCGACGAGTCCCGGCCGAGGAAGTTCTACCGCACCACCCCCGAAGGAGACCACGCGGCCGCTGCCCTGCGCGGCGAGCTTGATCGCATGCGAGCCGGGCTCGCCGCATTGAAGAAAGACAACGACGATGAACCCGACCGTTGA
- a CDS encoding TPM domain-containing protein, with amino-acid sequence MSRLATGVRVTGCALLGSALWLSAPMTAYAEDPVGLDAGQITDKVGAVADRRDEVDTALTDLADSHGVQLFVVYVADFSGTPPQDWAGQTAIDNGLGRSDMLLAVATADRQYAVSVDPDFPLSDSQLDEVAQVAIEPPLRANDYAGAAVGAAEGYSAALAGEPIPSVAVRPGEAVGGGGSAGWWLLGLFVVIALIVGLWWWSRRRSPPRTRAASEPEPALSLPDLDKAASRLLLETDDAVRTSEQELGFAVAEFGEPATATFRQTLEAAKRELLESFLLRQRLDDSEPEDDPTRRSMLDEIISRCGHANEQLDAVSEEFDQLRDLVTRAPEAVLALEAQVSGVERRLEHARQVTRQVTQRYPESAMAGVADNVTDADERIGFARDQWEQASRALSADEPAQAAVMLRAGEEAIGQAGQLLEAVDRRAGELRQAEAALPGMLSEVDREVAEAEAATDPQSQRAAASGRSVAEAVRAELADGRCDPLDALRRLEEVDEQLDRALAGVRDAELRRQRAVEVLDRVMLSATSAVAAVEDYVNTHRGGVGTAARTRLVEARNLLDRARAGASADPVAALADAQRADRLAREAAELAQRDVEGFGGGGGFGGGFGGGRGSAGAVLGGILIGGMLGGGGRGFGGGFGGGMGPGSFGGGGTRGRRGAGGRF; translated from the coding sequence ATGTCTCGGTTGGCCACCGGAGTCAGGGTGACCGGGTGCGCGCTGTTGGGTTCGGCGCTGTGGCTGTCGGCGCCCATGACCGCGTATGCCGAGGACCCGGTCGGTCTGGACGCCGGTCAGATCACCGACAAGGTCGGCGCGGTCGCCGATCGTCGAGACGAAGTGGACACCGCGCTGACGGACCTGGCCGACTCCCACGGCGTGCAGCTGTTCGTCGTGTACGTGGCCGACTTCTCCGGCACTCCGCCGCAGGACTGGGCGGGTCAAACCGCCATCGACAACGGTCTGGGCCGCAGCGACATGCTGCTGGCCGTGGCGACCGCCGACCGGCAGTACGCGGTCTCGGTCGACCCGGACTTCCCGCTGTCGGACTCGCAACTCGACGAGGTCGCTCAGGTGGCGATCGAACCGCCGTTGCGGGCCAACGACTACGCCGGTGCCGCGGTCGGTGCGGCCGAAGGCTATTCGGCGGCGCTGGCCGGCGAACCGATTCCGTCGGTGGCGGTGCGTCCGGGTGAGGCGGTCGGCGGCGGAGGCTCGGCCGGCTGGTGGCTGCTCGGCCTGTTCGTGGTGATCGCGCTCATCGTCGGCCTGTGGTGGTGGTCGCGTCGCCGATCACCTCCCCGAACCCGGGCCGCCAGCGAGCCGGAACCGGCGCTGTCACTGCCCGATCTGGACAAGGCGGCCAGCCGACTGCTTCTGGAGACCGATGACGCGGTCCGCACCAGCGAACAGGAACTGGGGTTCGCGGTCGCGGAATTCGGGGAGCCCGCCACCGCGACGTTCCGGCAGACGCTGGAGGCGGCCAAGCGCGAGCTTCTGGAGTCGTTCCTGCTGCGGCAGCGACTCGACGACTCCGAACCCGAGGACGACCCCACCCGGCGAAGCATGCTCGACGAGATCATCAGCCGCTGCGGTCACGCCAACGAACAGTTGGACGCGGTGTCGGAGGAGTTCGACCAACTGCGGGACCTGGTGACTCGCGCCCCCGAAGCCGTGCTCGCGTTGGAGGCCCAGGTCAGCGGGGTCGAACGCCGGCTGGAACATGCCCGGCAGGTGACACGACAGGTGACGCAGCGGTACCCGGAATCGGCGATGGCCGGCGTCGCCGACAACGTCACCGACGCTGACGAACGCATCGGGTTCGCCCGGGATCAGTGGGAACAGGCGAGCCGGGCGTTGTCGGCCGACGAACCCGCGCAGGCGGCGGTGATGTTGCGGGCGGGTGAGGAGGCGATCGGACAGGCCGGGCAGTTGCTGGAGGCGGTGGATCGTCGGGCCGGTGAGCTGCGGCAGGCCGAAGCCGCGCTTCCGGGGATGCTGTCCGAGGTGGACCGTGAGGTCGCCGAGGCCGAGGCGGCCACCGACCCGCAGTCGCAGCGTGCCGCCGCGTCCGGGCGATCGGTCGCCGAGGCGGTGCGAGCCGAACTCGCCGATGGCCGCTGCGACCCGTTGGACGCGTTGCGACGGTTGGAGGAGGTCGACGAGCAGCTGGATCGGGCACTGGCCGGGGTGCGCGACGCCGAACTGCGGCGGCAGCGAGCCGTCGAAGTCCTCGACCGGGTCATGTTGAGTGCGACCAGCGCGGTCGCCGCCGTCGAGGACTACGTCAACACCCATCGCGGCGGGGTCGGGACCGCCGCCCGTACGCGGCTGGTGGAGGCGCGCAACCTGCTGGACCGGGCACGGGCGGGTGCCTCTGCCGACCCGGTCGCCGCGTTGGCCGACGCGCAGCGCGCCGACCGGTTGGCGCGGGAGGCCGCTGAGTTGGCGCAGCGTGACGTCGAGGGCTTCGGGGGCGGCGGCGGGTTCGGTGGTGGCTTCGGCGGTGGCCGCGGCTCGGCGGGCGCGGTGCTGGGCGGGATCCTCATCGGCGGGATGCTCGGTGGCGGCGGTCGGGGCTTCGGCGGCGGGTTCGGCGGAGGCATGGGGCCGGGCAGTTTCGGTGGTGGTGGCACCCGGGGCCGGCGGGGAGCGGGGGGCCGGTTTTGA
- a CDS encoding PspA/IM30 family protein, with product MTKQSIFGRVAQLAKANINAILDSAEDPGKMIDQLIRDYRDNIAEAEQSIAQTIGNLRLMEDDFKEDVDAATGWGQKAVIASDKAEELKAQGEDAEAAKFDQLARVALGKQIDAEKRAQQTEPAITSQTEVVAKLKDGLAQMKTKLGELQSKRDSLVARQQTAQAQTQVQEAMKSVGILDPSSEISRFEEKVRRQEARVRGAQELAESSLDAQFESLDDLANEADVEARLAALKSH from the coding sequence GTGACGAAACAGTCGATTTTCGGTCGGGTGGCGCAGTTGGCGAAGGCCAACATCAACGCGATTCTGGATTCGGCGGAGGATCCGGGGAAGATGATCGACCAGTTGATCCGGGACTACCGGGACAACATCGCGGAGGCGGAGCAGTCGATCGCGCAGACCATCGGGAACCTGCGGTTGATGGAGGACGACTTCAAAGAGGACGTCGACGCGGCCACCGGTTGGGGCCAGAAGGCCGTGATCGCCAGTGACAAGGCCGAGGAGTTGAAGGCGCAGGGCGAGGACGCGGAGGCGGCGAAGTTCGACCAGTTGGCCCGGGTGGCGTTGGGCAAGCAGATCGACGCCGAGAAACGCGCCCAACAGACCGAGCCGGCGATCACGTCGCAGACCGAGGTCGTGGCGAAGCTCAAGGACGGTCTGGCGCAGATGAAGACCAAGCTGGGTGAGCTTCAGTCCAAGAGGGACAGCCTGGTGGCACGTCAGCAGACCGCCCAGGCGCAGACCCAGGTTCAGGAGGCGATGAAGAGCGTCGGCATCCTCGACCCGTCCAGTGAGATCAGTCGATTCGAGGAGAAGGTCCGCCGTCAGGAGGCCCGGGTTCGAGGTGCGCAGGAACTGGCGGAGTCGTCGCTGGACGCCCAGTTCGAAAGCCTCGACGACCTGGCCAACGAGGCCGATGTGGAGGCTCGACTGGCGGCGTTGAAGTCGCACTGA
- a CDS encoding SPFH domain-containing protein → MNRRAFHMSGFVALGIFIGYVAVAVVVVLTVPTSMTWPFAIGAGVLGLVALIPLTGSVVVNPNEAKVVQFFGRYIGTIESPGFWCTVPFTNHQTVSLRVRNFETAEAKVNDADGNPVEIAAVIVWKVVDPAKAMFSVDSYQSYVAIQSESALRHLATCYPYDSHGSDRMSLRDGAQVAEELTEELRERVDTAGLEIIETRITHLAYAPEIAQAMLRRQQANAVVAARRKIVEGAVGMVSMALDHIASDEIVELDEERKATMVSNLLVVLCSDQSTQPVVNTGSLYA, encoded by the coding sequence ATGAATCGCCGGGCATTTCATATGTCGGGTTTCGTCGCGCTCGGGATCTTCATCGGTTACGTCGCCGTCGCCGTGGTGGTCGTGTTGACCGTGCCCACGTCGATGACGTGGCCGTTCGCCATCGGCGCCGGTGTGCTCGGACTGGTCGCGCTGATTCCGTTGACCGGATCCGTGGTGGTCAACCCGAACGAGGCCAAGGTCGTCCAGTTCTTCGGCCGCTACATCGGAACCATCGAATCGCCTGGATTCTGGTGCACCGTGCCCTTCACCAATCACCAGACCGTCAGCCTGCGGGTGCGTAACTTCGAGACCGCCGAGGCCAAGGTCAACGACGCCGACGGCAATCCGGTCGAGATCGCGGCGGTCATCGTCTGGAAGGTCGTCGACCCGGCCAAGGCAATGTTCTCGGTGGACAGTTACCAGTCGTACGTGGCGATCCAGTCGGAGTCGGCCCTGCGCCACCTGGCGACCTGCTACCCCTACGACTCGCACGGTTCGGACCGGATGAGCCTGCGTGACGGCGCCCAGGTGGCCGAGGAACTCACCGAGGAGCTTCGCGAACGGGTCGACACCGCCGGCCTGGAGATCATTGAGACCAGGATCACCCACCTCGCCTACGCGCCCGAGATCGCGCAGGCCATGCTGCGGCGTCAGCAGGCCAACGCGGTGGTGGCGGCACGCCGCAAGATCGTGGAGGGGGCGGTCGGCATGGTCAGCATGGCCCTGGACCACATCGCCTCCGACGAGATCGTGGAGTTGGATGAGGAACGCAAGGCCACCATGGTGTCCAACCTGCTCGTCGTCCTGTGCTCCGACCAGTCGACCCAACCGGTCGTCAACACCGGTTCCCTGTATGCCTAA